In Nomascus leucogenys isolate Asia chromosome 6, Asia_NLE_v1, whole genome shotgun sequence, one DNA window encodes the following:
- the WDR93 gene encoding WD repeat-containing protein 93 isoform X1 — translation MSFPRGSQTRKIKHPIGTRKGPLEVPPPTEKDWPKDDEEDHVLVDPGEEVDSLPQPYRMINKLVNLLFDQSWEIIEERKALREAESSQIQPTIYPPLGEIQLNKMPNCMAVSQDYVFIGGAKGFSIYNLYSAKQIYAWEKLKVDVTSIWATDLGNEILIAPVDEMGIVLHLPF, via the exons ATGTCATTCCCCAGAGGAAGTCAGACCCGGAAGATAAAGCACCCCATTGGTACACGAAAGGGACCATTGGAGGTGCCACCCCCAACAGAGAAGGACTGGCCTAAAGACGATGAAGAGGATCATGTCCTCGTGGATCCAGGTGAGGAGGTGGATTCCTTGCCTCAGCCTTATCGAATGATCAACAAGCTGGTGAACCTTCTGTTTGACCAGTCTTGGGAAATTATTGAAGAGAGGAAAGCACTGAGGGAAGCTGAGAGCAGCCAGATCCAGCCCACCATCTACCCTCCACTTGGAGAAATCCAG CTCAACAAAATGCCAAATTGTATGGCTGTTTCCCAAGACTATGTGTTTATTGGAGGAGCCAAAGGATTCTCAATTTATAATCTGTACAGTGCTAAACAAATATATGCGTGGGAGAAGCTTAAGGTTGATGTCACTTCCATCTGGGCCACAGATTTGGGGAATGAAATACTTATTGCTCCTGTGGATGAAATGGGTATTGTTCTTCATCTTCCTTTTTAG